From Mycolicibacterium cosmeticum, a single genomic window includes:
- a CDS encoding phosphoglycerate kinase, giving the protein MAIKSLSDLLAEGVEGRGVLVRSDLNVPLDDSGNITDPGRIIASVPTLKALAEAGAKVVVTAHLGRPKGEPDPKFSLAPVAAALGERLGRHVQLAGDVVGTDALARAEGLTDGDVLLLENIRFDPRETSKDDAERLGLAKALAGLVEGADGSPGAFVSDGFGVVHRKQASVYDVATLLPHYAGTLVAAEVKVLEQLTTAGERPYAVVLGGSKVSDKLAVIENLATKADSLIIGGGMCFTFLAAQGVSVGTSLLQEEMIDTCKKLLETYGDVIHLPVDIVVADKFAADAAAETVAADQIPAGKMGLDIGPGSVKRFTALLSNAKTVFWNGPMGVFEFPAFAAGTKGVAEAIIGATEKGAFSVVGGGDSAAAVRLLGLPEDGFSHISTGGGASLEYLEGKTLPGIDVLD; this is encoded by the coding sequence ATGGCGATCAAATCACTGTCTGACCTGCTCGCCGAAGGTGTTGAAGGTCGGGGCGTGCTGGTGCGCTCCGACCTGAACGTCCCCCTCGACGACAGCGGGAACATCACCGACCCGGGCCGCATCATCGCCTCGGTCCCGACGCTGAAGGCGCTGGCCGAGGCCGGGGCCAAGGTCGTGGTGACCGCGCACCTGGGCCGCCCCAAGGGCGAGCCCGACCCGAAGTTCTCGCTGGCCCCGGTCGCCGCGGCGCTGGGGGAGCGGCTGGGCAGGCACGTCCAGCTGGCCGGCGACGTGGTCGGCACCGACGCGTTGGCGCGCGCCGAGGGCCTGACCGACGGGGACGTGCTGCTGCTGGAGAACATCCGCTTCGACCCGCGCGAGACCAGCAAGGACGACGCCGAGCGGCTCGGGTTGGCCAAGGCGCTGGCCGGGCTGGTCGAGGGCGCCGACGGGTCGCCTGGTGCGTTCGTCTCCGACGGGTTCGGGGTGGTGCACCGCAAGCAGGCCTCGGTGTACGACGTGGCCACCCTGCTGCCGCATTACGCGGGCACGCTGGTGGCCGCGGAGGTCAAGGTGCTGGAGCAGCTGACCACCGCCGGCGAGCGGCCGTACGCGGTGGTGCTCGGCGGGTCGAAGGTGTCCGACAAGCTGGCCGTCATCGAGAATCTCGCCACCAAGGCCGACAGCCTGATCATCGGCGGCGGCATGTGCTTCACCTTCCTTGCCGCGCAAGGGGTTTCGGTGGGCACCTCGCTGCTGCAGGAGGAGATGATCGACACCTGTAAGAAGCTGCTGGAAACCTACGGTGACGTGATCCACCTGCCGGTGGACATCGTGGTGGCCGACAAGTTCGCCGCCGACGCGGCGGCCGAGACGGTGGCCGCCGACCAGATCCCCGCCGGCAAGATGGGCCTGGACATCGGGCCGGGGTCGGTGAAGCGGTTCACCGCGCTGCTGTCCAACGCCAAGACGGTGTTCTGGAACGGCCCGATGGGCGTGTTCGAGTTCCCGGCCTTCGCCGCGGGCACCAAGGGCGTGGCCGAGGCGATCATCGGGGCCACCGAAAAGGGCGCGTTCAGCGTCGTCGGCGGCGGCGACTCGGCGGCCGCGGTCCGGTTGCTCGGGTTGCCCGAGGACGGCTTCTCGCACATCTCCACCGGCGGCGGCGCGTCGCTGGAATACCTCGAGGGCAAAACCCTGCCCGGCATCGACGTTCTGGACTAA
- the tpiA gene encoding triose-phosphate isomerase — translation MARKPLIAGNWKMNLNHFEAIALVQKIAFALPDKYFDKVDVTVIPPFTDLRSVQTLVDGDKLRLTYGAQDVSQHDSGAYTGEISGAFLAKLGCTFAVVGHSERRTYHAESDELVAAKAKAALKHGLTPIVCIGEGLDIRETGEHVAYNVNQLKGSLAGLSAEQIGQVVIAYEPVWAIGTGRVASAADAQEVCKAIRDELVTLASPDVAASVRVLYGGSVNAKNVGEIVAQPDVDGALVGGASLDGEQFATLSAIAAGGPLP, via the coding sequence ATGGCCCGTAAGCCGCTCATCGCCGGCAACTGGAAGATGAACCTCAACCATTTCGAGGCCATCGCGCTGGTGCAGAAGATCGCATTTGCCTTGCCGGACAAGTACTTCGACAAGGTCGATGTCACCGTCATCCCGCCCTTCACCGATCTGCGCAGCGTGCAGACCCTGGTGGACGGGGACAAGCTGCGCCTGACCTACGGCGCCCAGGACGTGTCCCAGCACGATTCCGGCGCGTACACCGGTGAGATCAGCGGTGCCTTCCTGGCCAAACTGGGCTGCACCTTCGCCGTCGTCGGCCATTCGGAGCGCCGCACCTACCACGCCGAGAGCGACGAACTGGTGGCCGCCAAGGCCAAGGCCGCGCTCAAGCACGGGCTCACCCCGATCGTGTGCATCGGCGAGGGACTGGACATCCGCGAGACCGGTGAGCACGTCGCCTACAACGTGAACCAGCTCAAGGGTTCGCTGGCCGGGCTGTCCGCCGAGCAGATCGGCCAGGTGGTGATCGCCTACGAGCCGGTGTGGGCGATCGGCACCGGCCGGGTGGCCAGTGCGGCCGACGCCCAGGAGGTCTGCAAGGCCATCCGCGACGAGCTGGTGACGCTGGCGTCGCCGGACGTCGCCGCCTCGGTGCGGGTGCTCTACGGCGGTTCGGTGAACGCCAAGAACGTCGGCGAGATCGTGGCCCAGCCCGACGTGGACGGTGCCCTGGTCGGCGGCGCCTCGCTGGACGGGGAGCAGTTCGCCACCCTGTCCGCGATCGCGGCCGGCGGCCCCCTGCCCTGA
- a CDS encoding DDE-type integrase/transposase/recombinase, producing MAGVSVDHAFATAWDAGVLLASRRSWWRIAAAINDQSARPLAPTRRKNTTPRPVPVLKATGPQQVWSWDITDLRTPWRGVAFKAYSIIDIYSRKIVGWRVEERECDDLAVDMFEAAFADHGLPAVVHADSGPAMRSSALKDLLADLGVGQTHNRPHVSNDNPFSESEFRTMKYRPNYPGVFDHLDAARAWVSAYIGWYNTHHRHSGIALFTPDQVHSGAWTRQWERRDHALQTYYNTHPERFRNRPHTKTPNLVVGINLPAENEHNRLHAA from the coding sequence ATGGCTGGGGTCTCGGTCGATCACGCCTTCGCCACGGCGTGGGATGCCGGGGTGCTACTGGCCTCGCGGCGATCGTGGTGGCGCATTGCGGCGGCGATCAACGATCAAAGTGCACGTCCGCTCGCGCCGACCCGCAGGAAGAACACCACACCCCGTCCGGTGCCGGTGCTCAAAGCAACTGGTCCCCAACAGGTTTGGAGTTGGGACATCACCGACCTGCGTACCCCGTGGCGAGGTGTGGCGTTCAAGGCGTACTCGATCATCGACATCTACTCCCGCAAGATCGTGGGCTGGCGGGTCGAGGAACGTGAATGCGATGACCTGGCCGTGGACATGTTCGAGGCGGCGTTCGCCGATCACGGACTGCCCGCTGTGGTGCACGCCGATTCCGGGCCGGCGATGCGTTCGAGCGCACTCAAGGACCTGCTGGCCGACCTCGGCGTCGGACAGACCCACAACCGGCCCCACGTGAGTAACGACAACCCGTTCTCCGAATCGGAGTTCCGGACCATGAAGTACCGGCCCAACTACCCCGGTGTCTTCGATCATCTCGATGCCGCCCGAGCCTGGGTGAGCGCCTATATCGGCTGGTACAACACCCACCACCGCCACAGTGGCATCGCGCTATTCACTCCCGACCAGGTGCACAGCGGAGCGTGGACCCGGCAATGGGAACGCCGCGATCACGCTCTCCAGACCTACTACAACACCCATCCCGAACGGTTCCGAAACCGCCCGCACACCAAGACGCCCAACCTCGTCGTTGGGATCAACCTGCCCGCCGAAAACGAGCACAACCGACTCCACGCAGCTTGA
- a CDS encoding alpha/beta hydrolase, with product MGNRRPLLGAVAELINATNAFTPLTRRGYPAIGVFAFGWPTSENAPLVIAGSALGALRRALRGEYRSPSGRISLLLKAVSWVLLLVVHRRGVTSRPYFEEPLSEVLGPEFPPVPPRPGGVWATGRTRRRFVEKTVRYGPYRSNVADIWVRPDLPKDAKAPVLLQVPGGAWMIGMNRPQAYPLMSQLADHGWICVSIGYRISPKHAWPAHIVDVKRALAWVKANIGAYGGDPDAVYITGGSAGGHLSSLAALTPNVPAYQPGFEDADTSVAGAVPIYGRYDWITDGFPERRQFGSVLERLIVKLPFTDNRQLYLDASPITHVGPDAPPFFVLHGTHDTLIPVEEAREFVEKLRAVSRAPVIYAEIPYAQHAFDIFGSARGHYTASAVERFLDWARATRPE from the coding sequence GTGGGTAACCGCCGCCCCCTGCTCGGCGCCGTCGCCGAATTGATCAACGCCACCAACGCCTTCACCCCGCTGACCCGCCGTGGTTACCCGGCGATCGGGGTGTTCGCATTCGGGTGGCCGACCTCGGAGAACGCTCCCCTGGTGATCGCCGGGTCGGCGCTCGGGGCGCTGCGGCGCGCGCTGCGCGGCGAGTACCGATCGCCCTCGGGCCGGATCTCGTTGCTGCTCAAGGCCGTTTCCTGGGTACTGCTGCTGGTTGTGCATCGCCGCGGGGTGACATCGCGGCCGTATTTCGAAGAGCCTCTCAGCGAGGTGCTCGGCCCGGAGTTCCCTCCGGTGCCGCCGCGACCGGGTGGGGTGTGGGCCACCGGGCGGACCCGGCGCAGGTTCGTGGAGAAGACGGTGCGCTACGGCCCCTACCGCTCCAACGTCGCCGACATCTGGGTGCGTCCGGACCTTCCCAAGGACGCCAAAGCGCCGGTGCTGCTGCAGGTCCCCGGCGGGGCCTGGATGATCGGGATGAACCGGCCGCAGGCCTATCCGCTGATGTCCCAGCTGGCCGACCACGGCTGGATCTGCGTGTCCATCGGCTATCGGATCAGCCCAAAACACGCGTGGCCGGCGCACATCGTCGACGTCAAACGCGCACTGGCGTGGGTGAAGGCCAATATCGGCGCCTACGGCGGTGATCCGGACGCCGTGTACATCACCGGCGGTTCGGCGGGCGGGCACCTGAGCTCACTGGCCGCGCTGACCCCCAATGTGCCCGCGTACCAGCCGGGCTTCGAGGATGCCGACACCTCGGTGGCCGGTGCCGTGCCCATCTACGGGCGCTACGACTGGATCACCGACGGCTTCCCGGAGCGCCGGCAATTCGGGTCGGTGCTGGAACGGCTGATCGTCAAGCTGCCGTTCACCGACAACCGACAGCTCTATCTCGACGCCTCTCCGATCACACATGTCGGCCCGGACGCCCCGCCGTTCTTCGTCCTGCACGGCACCCACGACACACTGATCCCGGTGGAGGAGGCGCGCGAGTTCGTCGAGAAGTTGCGTGCGGTGTCGCGGGCGCCGGTGATCTACGCCGAGATTCCCTACGCACAGCACGCGTTCGACATCTTCGGATCGGCGCGCGGGCACTACACCGCATCGGCCGTGGAGCGGTTCCTGGACTGGGCGCGGGCCACCCGGCCCGAGTGA
- the fadD12 gene encoding acyl-CoA ligase FadD12, translating into MGLLDPVAGTVGLLSTMTRAGVIAPLRPDKYLRIAAAMARENMSITSGFAAAAQRCPDRLGLIDELGSLTWREIDRRADALAAGLQAIGAPEVVGIMARNHRGFVESLIAATRIGADVLLLNTSFAGPAMADVLGRETANRDAAVIYDEEFSATVDRALAHAPEVTRVIAWTDTAEPDLTVEKLIRDHAGKTPVRAKAKSKVILLTSGTTGSPKGAKHSGGGPEVLKAILDRTPWRTEETVVIVAPMFHAWGFSQLAFAASMACTIVTRRKFDPEATLALVDTHRATGLCVVPVMFDRIVELPDEIRNRYSGRTLRFAAASGSRMRPDVVIKFMDQFGDVIYNNYNATEAGMIATATPADLRAAPDTAGKPAEGTEIRILDADLHELPTGEVGTIYVRNSTQFDGYTSGSTKAFHDGYMNSGDIGYLDGAGRLFVVGRDDEMIVSGGENVYPIEVEKMLVAHPDVAEAAVIGVDDEQFGQRLAAFVVPSGDNRVTADDLKQYVRDNLANYKVPREITLLDELPRNSTGKIVRRELQERAGG; encoded by the coding sequence ATGGGCCTCCTCGATCCGGTCGCCGGCACCGTCGGGCTGCTGAGCACGATGACACGGGCCGGTGTGATCGCCCCGCTGCGTCCGGACAAGTATCTGCGCATAGCCGCGGCCATGGCCCGCGAGAACATGAGCATCACCTCGGGATTCGCCGCGGCCGCGCAGCGCTGCCCGGACCGGCTCGGCTTGATCGACGAACTGGGGTCGCTCACCTGGCGTGAAATCGACCGGCGTGCAGACGCTTTGGCCGCCGGCCTGCAAGCCATCGGCGCCCCCGAGGTGGTCGGCATCATGGCCCGCAACCATCGTGGCTTCGTCGAGTCGCTGATCGCCGCCACCCGGATCGGCGCCGACGTGTTGTTGCTGAACACCTCGTTCGCCGGTCCGGCCATGGCCGACGTTCTCGGCCGTGAGACGGCAAACAGGGATGCCGCCGTCATCTACGACGAGGAGTTCAGCGCGACCGTGGACCGGGCTCTGGCCCACGCCCCGGAGGTCACCCGGGTGATCGCCTGGACCGACACCGCCGAACCCGATCTCACCGTCGAGAAGCTGATCCGCGACCACGCGGGCAAGACCCCGGTGCGCGCCAAGGCGAAGAGCAAGGTCATCCTGCTGACCTCGGGCACCACCGGAAGTCCGAAGGGCGCCAAGCATTCCGGCGGCGGACCGGAGGTGCTCAAGGCCATCCTGGATCGCACGCCGTGGCGCACCGAGGAGACCGTCGTCATCGTCGCGCCGATGTTCCACGCCTGGGGCTTCTCCCAACTGGCGTTCGCGGCGTCGATGGCCTGCACCATCGTCACCCGGCGCAAGTTCGACCCGGAGGCCACCCTCGCCCTGGTCGACACCCACCGGGCCACCGGATTGTGCGTGGTGCCGGTGATGTTCGACCGCATCGTCGAACTGCCCGACGAGATCCGCAACCGCTACAGCGGGCGCACCCTGCGGTTCGCCGCGGCGTCGGGTTCCCGGATGCGCCCCGACGTCGTCATCAAGTTCATGGATCAGTTCGGCGACGTGATCTACAACAACTACAACGCCACCGAGGCCGGCATGATCGCCACCGCCACGCCGGCCGACCTGCGCGCCGCCCCGGACACCGCGGGTAAACCGGCCGAGGGCACCGAGATCCGCATCCTGGACGCCGATCTGCACGAGCTGCCGACCGGCGAGGTGGGCACCATCTACGTGCGCAATTCGACCCAGTTCGACGGCTACACCTCCGGGAGCACCAAGGCTTTTCACGACGGATACATGAACTCCGGCGACATCGGGTATCTGGACGGCGCGGGCCGGTTGTTCGTGGTGGGCCGCGATGACGAGATGATCGTGTCCGGCGGGGAGAACGTGTATCCGATCGAGGTGGAGAAGATGCTGGTTGCGCATCCCGACGTCGCCGAGGCGGCCGTGATCGGGGTGGACGACGAACAGTTCGGCCAGCGGCTGGCCGCCTTCGTGGTGCCGTCCGGGGACAACCGCGTCACGGCCGACGATCTGAAGCAATACGTGCGCGACAACCTGGCCAACTACAAGGTGCCGCGGGAGATCACGCTGCTCGACGAATTGCCGCGCAACAGCACCGGCAAGATCGTGCGCCGTGAACTCCAGGAGCGTGCCGGTGGGTAA
- a CDS encoding 1-acyl-sn-glycerol-3-phosphate acyltransferase, whose translation MSSTDINPTEITKFDPGLTEKVMGWLRPFLKAYHRSEVRGLENFPEGGALVVSNHSGGLFPMDVPVFAADFYERFGYGRPVYTLSHAMLMIGPTADFFKKTGFILASHENADEALRSGGVVVVFPGGDYDVYRPTAAANKIDFDGRQGYVRAAINAGVPIVPMVGIGGQETQLYLTRGAGIAKALGPIARLARAKVVPLSFGFPFGLSAVLPLNVPLPSKIVMQVLPPVHIDKEFGENPDIDEVDAHVRHVMQRALDGLAAERRLPVIG comes from the coding sequence ATGAGCTCGACGGATATCAACCCCACCGAGATCACCAAGTTCGATCCGGGCCTCACCGAGAAGGTGATGGGCTGGCTGCGGCCGTTCCTGAAGGCTTACCACCGCTCCGAGGTGCGCGGCCTGGAGAACTTCCCCGAGGGTGGCGCGCTGGTGGTGTCCAACCACTCGGGCGGCCTGTTCCCCATGGATGTGCCCGTCTTCGCGGCGGACTTCTACGAGCGGTTCGGCTACGGCCGGCCGGTGTACACGCTGAGCCACGCGATGCTGATGATCGGGCCCACCGCCGACTTCTTCAAGAAGACCGGCTTCATCCTGGCCAGCCACGAGAACGCCGATGAGGCGCTGCGCTCCGGCGGTGTCGTGGTGGTGTTTCCCGGCGGGGACTACGACGTCTACCGCCCGACCGCCGCGGCGAACAAGATCGACTTCGACGGCAGGCAGGGCTACGTGCGGGCCGCCATCAACGCCGGCGTCCCGATCGTGCCGATGGTCGGCATCGGCGGCCAGGAGACGCAGCTGTACCTGACCCGCGGCGCCGGGATAGCCAAGGCGCTGGGCCCCATCGCCCGACTGGCCCGCGCCAAGGTGGTCCCGCTGTCTTTCGGCTTCCCGTTCGGTCTGTCGGCGGTGCTGCCGCTGAACGTGCCGCTGCCTTCCAAGATCGTCATGCAGGTGCTGCCACCGGTGCACATCGACAAGGAGTTCGGCGAGAACCCGGACATCGACGAGGTGGACGCCCACGTCCGCCACGTGATGCAACGCGCGCTGGACGGGCTGGCCGCCGAGCGCCGCCTGCCGGTGATCGGTTAG
- a CDS encoding arylamine N-acetyltransferase family protein, whose amino-acid sequence MSVDTTGYFARINLAEPAAPTLDALRDIVAAHNRSIPFENLDPLMGIPVHDLSAGALTAKLVHRRRGGYCYENNGLLAYVLEDLGYGVDRLAGRVVWMRPPDAPLTGLTHNVLAVTVPGEGDRFLVDVGFGGQTLSSPIRLVAGPVQQTRHEPYQLVEHPEGLQLQTQIRGEWSPLYQFGLRPQPLIDLTIGSWYSSTYPSAVFVVGLSAALVTDTARWNLRGRNLAIHQGGDTEKIRLGSAAAVLEQLTGRFGIDLSGLGDVEARVAQVLDQ is encoded by the coding sequence GTGAGCGTGGACACCACCGGCTACTTCGCCCGAATCAACCTCGCCGAGCCTGCCGCTCCGACGCTGGATGCACTGCGCGACATCGTGGCCGCGCACAACCGGTCCATCCCGTTCGAGAACCTGGACCCGTTGATGGGCATACCGGTGCACGACCTCAGCGCCGGGGCGCTCACGGCCAAGCTGGTGCACCGCCGCCGTGGCGGCTACTGCTACGAGAACAACGGCCTGCTGGCCTACGTGCTGGAGGACCTCGGTTACGGGGTGGACCGGCTGGCCGGCCGGGTGGTGTGGATGCGCCCGCCGGATGCGCCGCTGACCGGGCTCACCCACAACGTACTCGCGGTGACGGTGCCGGGGGAGGGGGACCGCTTCCTGGTGGACGTCGGCTTCGGTGGGCAGACGCTGTCCTCGCCGATCCGGCTGGTCGCCGGCCCCGTGCAGCAGACCCGTCACGAGCCGTACCAGTTGGTGGAGCACCCCGAGGGATTGCAGTTGCAGACCCAGATCCGCGGCGAGTGGTCGCCGCTGTACCAATTCGGTCTGCGCCCGCAACCGCTGATCGACCTGACGATCGGCAGCTGGTACTCGTCGACCTATCCGAGCGCCGTGTTCGTCGTCGGGCTGTCCGCGGCGTTGGTCACCGACACCGCGCGGTGGAATCTGCGCGGCCGAAACCTGGCCATCCACCAAGGCGGTGACACCGAGAAGATCCGGCTGGGCTCCGCCGCCGCTGTGCTCGAGCAGCTCACCGGCCGGTTCGGGATCGACCTGTCCGGTCTCGGTGACGTCGAGGCGCGGGTCGCGCAGGTGCTGGACCAGTGA
- a CDS encoding acyl-CoA dehydrogenase family protein encodes MADELRQLVDDIGRRSYDENFGKRRLPQVFDAELWQNLEETGLSRLTTQQDAGFTEAAVVLAGLARHAAAVPIAETDLLAAWLAGRAGVEVPGAGPLTVAIGTDGTATDVPWPRDAAVLAADRSGDGISVGLLDDPQIGDVGHNLAGEPRGTVRYDTAGLVRLDTEVGEELMRRGAWARCVQIIGTFDAALELTVAHTSQRVQFGRALSKFQAVQHSLAAMAGEVERARAATDLATAAVTEYGFAAPQADYAVTIAKVAVGRAVTPVTTIAHQLHGAIGVTIEHQLWSATMRARSWSDEFGSTASHARRLGRLTLAAGDPWDALISCP; translated from the coding sequence GTGGCTGACGAATTGCGGCAGCTGGTCGACGACATCGGCCGCCGGTCCTATGACGAGAATTTCGGGAAGCGCAGGCTCCCTCAGGTTTTCGATGCCGAGCTGTGGCAGAACCTGGAGGAGACCGGGCTCAGCCGGCTGACCACCCAGCAGGACGCCGGTTTCACCGAGGCCGCCGTGGTGCTGGCCGGGCTGGCCCGCCACGCCGCGGCGGTGCCCATCGCCGAGACCGACCTGCTGGCCGCCTGGCTGGCGGGACGCGCCGGTGTCGAGGTGCCAGGGGCCGGGCCGCTGACGGTGGCGATCGGTACCGACGGCACCGCGACCGACGTGCCGTGGCCGCGGGACGCTGCGGTGCTGGCGGCCGACCGGTCCGGCGACGGGATTTCGGTTGGGCTGCTCGATGATCCGCAGATCGGCGACGTCGGGCACAACCTGGCCGGCGAGCCACGTGGCACCGTCCGTTACGACACCGCGGGCCTGGTGCGGCTGGACACCGAGGTCGGGGAGGAACTGATGCGTCGCGGGGCCTGGGCGCGCTGCGTGCAGATCATCGGCACCTTCGATGCGGCGCTGGAACTTACCGTCGCGCACACGTCACAGCGGGTGCAGTTCGGCCGCGCGCTCAGCAAGTTCCAGGCCGTCCAGCATTCCCTGGCCGCGATGGCCGGTGAAGTCGAACGAGCCAGGGCGGCAACCGATCTGGCGACCGCGGCGGTCACCGAGTACGGTTTCGCCGCACCGCAGGCCGACTACGCGGTGACCATCGCCAAGGTCGCCGTCGGGCGTGCGGTCACCCCGGTGACCACCATCGCCCACCAGTTGCACGGAGCCATCGGCGTCACCATCGAACACCAGCTGTGGTCGGCCACCATGCGGGCCCGCAGCTGGAGCGACGAGTTCGGCAGCACCGCGTCCCATGCCCGGCGGCTAGGTCGCTTGACGCTGGCCGCCGGCGATCCGTGGGACGCGCTGATCAGCTGCCCGTGA
- a CDS encoding acyl-CoA dehydrogenase family protein has product MSEFDALCANDGELAELRASVRQFITADRATHGWVPAIDSWLTSWDAGFSERLADAGFVGLTIPPEYGGHGRGFLHRYVVTEELLGQGAPVAAHWFADRQVAPALLSYGSEEQRRRLLPRIAAGRLYSAIGMSEHGAGSDLAATATKATRTADGWRLNGTKVWTSGGHRAHFAIVLARTSPPDPDHRHAGFSQFIVMLDAPGVTISPIITLDGHHHFNEVTFEDVAVGDGDVLGEVGDGWHQVTAELGFERSGPERILSTAILIFGVLRALGPEVDDRTAAAVGDLMGRAMSLRQLSVAVARDLAAGRDAATRAALVKDLGTRFEQESVELCADLLETVDDPGELRAVLATARQHAPMFTLRGGTNEVLRGVIARGLGVR; this is encoded by the coding sequence GTGAGCGAATTCGATGCGCTGTGCGCCAACGACGGTGAGCTGGCCGAGCTCCGGGCTTCGGTCCGGCAGTTCATCACCGCTGACCGGGCCACCCACGGCTGGGTGCCCGCGATCGACTCCTGGTTGACCAGTTGGGACGCCGGCTTCAGCGAACGGCTGGCCGACGCCGGTTTCGTCGGCCTGACCATTCCCCCCGAATACGGCGGCCACGGCCGTGGCTTTCTGCACCGCTACGTGGTGACCGAAGAACTGCTCGGCCAGGGCGCCCCGGTCGCCGCGCACTGGTTCGCCGACCGGCAGGTGGCGCCGGCCCTGCTCTCCTACGGTTCCGAGGAGCAACGCCGCCGGCTGCTGCCGCGGATCGCGGCGGGCCGGTTGTATTCGGCGATCGGCATGAGCGAGCACGGTGCCGGCTCGGACCTGGCGGCCACCGCGACGAAAGCCACCCGCACCGCGGACGGGTGGCGGCTCAACGGCACCAAGGTGTGGACCAGCGGCGGGCACCGAGCCCATTTCGCCATCGTGCTGGCCCGCACCAGCCCGCCGGACCCCGACCACCGGCACGCCGGATTCAGCCAGTTCATCGTCATGCTCGACGCCCCCGGCGTGACCATCAGCCCAATCATCACGCTGGACGGGCATCACCACTTCAACGAGGTGACGTTCGAGGACGTGGCCGTCGGCGACGGGGATGTGCTGGGTGAGGTGGGCGACGGCTGGCATCAGGTGACCGCGGAGCTCGGCTTCGAACGCAGTGGGCCCGAACGGATCCTGTCGACCGCGATCCTGATCTTCGGGGTGCTCCGCGCACTCGGTCCCGAGGTCGATGACCGCACCGCGGCCGCCGTCGGCGATCTGATGGGCCGGGCGATGTCGCTGCGGCAATTGTCGGTGGCGGTGGCGCGTGATCTGGCCGCCGGCCGGGACGCGGCCACCCGCGCCGCGCTGGTGAAGGATCTGGGCACGCGGTTCGAACAGGAGTCGGTGGAGCTGTGCGCCGATCTGTTGGAGACGGTCGACGATCCGGGCGAATTGCGCGCGGTGCTGGCCACCGCGCGCCAACATGCGCCGATGTTCACGTTGCGCGGCGGAACCAACGAGGTGCTGCGCGGTGTGATCGCCCGCGGCCTGGGGGTGCGGTAA
- a CDS encoding helix-turn-helix domain-containing protein has protein sequence MNAPGRDRLRELLDAVVDETNDGVAGMARASFASEFHFSREISRLTGEPPATMRRRIMLERAAWRLQRGQGVAAVALDEGWSSPEVFSRAFRRAFGVPPSQADEVGFRLPAPNGMHFHPPASLWVDAPADAEPPAVSALMVAHDVDDTGYLIAQAARLTEDQWAQELSPGQVILPWDGEEASVGAVLGALVWTKEVWLASIEGADLPDRPALRPAEVLAADHDDIATRWTEMVRDHTAQGRLADTVIDALCDPPESFQLYGIIAHVLTYAAHRRELVRAMLARLGVSVRSGDPLDWMRR, from the coding sequence GTGAACGCACCTGGACGCGACCGGCTCCGCGAACTGCTCGACGCGGTGGTGGACGAGACGAACGACGGGGTCGCGGGCATGGCCAGGGCCAGCTTCGCCTCGGAGTTCCACTTCTCCCGCGAGATCAGCCGGCTCACCGGGGAACCACCGGCCACCATGCGGCGGCGCATCATGCTGGAGCGGGCGGCCTGGCGGTTGCAACGTGGTCAGGGCGTGGCCGCGGTGGCGCTGGACGAGGGCTGGTCGTCGCCCGAGGTGTTCTCCCGGGCCTTCCGGCGCGCGTTCGGCGTTCCCCCGTCGCAGGCCGACGAGGTCGGTTTCCGGCTGCCCGCGCCGAACGGGATGCACTTCCATCCGCCGGCGTCGTTGTGGGTGGACGCCCCGGCCGACGCGGAGCCGCCCGCGGTGTCGGCCTTGATGGTGGCGCACGACGTCGACGATACCGGTTATCTGATCGCGCAGGCCGCCCGGTTGACCGAAGATCAGTGGGCACAAGAACTTTCGCCGGGGCAGGTGATCCTGCCCTGGGACGGGGAGGAAGCCAGCGTGGGGGCGGTGCTCGGTGCACTGGTGTGGACCAAGGAGGTGTGGCTGGCCAGCATCGAGGGTGCCGACCTGCCGGATCGGCCCGCGCTACGTCCGGCCGAGGTGCTCGCGGCCGATCACGACGACATCGCCACCCGGTGGACGGAGATGGTGCGGGACCACACCGCGCAGGGCCGGCTTGCCGATACCGTGATCGACGCGCTGTGCGACCCGCCGGAGTCGTTTCAGCTGTACGGGATCATCGCGCACGTGCTCACCTACGCGGCGCATCGTCGGGAATTGGTGCGCGCCATGCTGGCTCGGCTCGGTGTGAGCGTGCGCAGCGGCGACCCACTGGATTGGATGAGGAGATAA